One part of the Phycisphaeraceae bacterium genome encodes these proteins:
- a CDS encoding phosphopantothenoylcysteine decarboxylase → MSPSTRRTILITAGPTHEPIDAVRFIGNRSSGRLGIRLAEQAADRGWGVTLLLGPVPATPSDSRVRVRRFRTVSDLDLLLREEFPGKSGQEGPGPGVLVMAAAVADYRPVRVGGAPVDPVKTTKFRRAPGPLTIELEATPDLLAACSDRAAPGQILVGFALEPRAALQESARAKLERKRVDMIVANPLETMDAPDIEATVVRRVGQNAATPGVISKERFAVWLMDQIEAEAAARP, encoded by the coding sequence ATGTCACCATCCACGCGTCGCACCATCCTCATCACGGCCGGGCCCACCCACGAGCCCATCGATGCTGTGCGCTTCATTGGCAACCGATCTTCGGGCCGACTCGGCATCCGATTGGCCGAGCAGGCCGCAGACCGTGGCTGGGGCGTAACGTTGCTGCTGGGACCGGTTCCCGCGACACCCTCCGATTCGCGAGTTCGAGTCCGGCGGTTCCGAACCGTTTCCGACCTTGATCTGCTGCTGCGCGAAGAGTTTCCCGGGAAGTCCGGCCAGGAAGGCCCTGGCCCGGGTGTGCTCGTGATGGCCGCGGCGGTGGCCGACTACCGGCCCGTGCGAGTCGGGGGGGCGCCGGTAGATCCCGTGAAAACAACAAAGTTCCGCCGAGCCCCGGGCCCGCTCACGATTGAACTGGAGGCCACACCGGACCTCCTCGCCGCGTGTTCGGATCGGGCCGCGCCCGGGCAGATTCTGGTCGGGTTCGCGCTGGAGCCGCGGGCGGCGCTCCAGGAATCCGCTCGCGCCAAACTGGAGAGGAAACGGGTCGACATGATCGTCGCAAATCCCCTTGAGACCATGGATGCGCCCGACATCGAGGCGACCGTTGTCCGTCGAGTCGGCCAGAATGCCGCCACGCCGGGGGTCATCTCGAAGGAGCGGTTCGCCGTCTGGCTGATGGACCAGATCGAGGCTGAGGCGGCCGCTCGGCCGTGA